In one window of Nerophis ophidion isolate RoL-2023_Sa linkage group LG05, RoL_Noph_v1.0, whole genome shotgun sequence DNA:
- the ubxn1 gene encoding UBX domain-containing protein 1 isoform X1, giving the protein MSFCFRLTCVGFRTRGCSGQSLTMADLSTLETLLEMGFDPNRAERAVASTDNQGIEQAMDWLMEHENDPDIDQPYKPPVENITQQPALDHTAGDTGGVASGEGSQVGEADTSMAAEDKLEQVKRLEELMRVKQAERRERERAEELEREKQRRKQGQELQHIRQKIQDDDMRKMAQLRNKEKMEDKLARQRVKEKIARDREERAQKFGGSGISSTSTSTSTTVLPSPQPPTRDYDQSRIQVRQLDGSTITAVFKAQEPLAAVRVYVQVNGNTPEGQDFTLLSPYPRHVYTELDMEKPLKELGLVPSAVLNCSSYFHFHFAPQAWCLQLC; this is encoded by the exons ATGTCGTTTTGCTTCCGTTTGACCTGCGTCGGCTTCCGTACACGCGGATGCAGTGGCCAAAGT CTGACCATGGCAGACTTATCAACACTCGAGACCCTTTTGGAGATGGGCTTTGACCCAAACAGGGC agaGAGGGCGGTGGCCAGCACTGACAACCAGGGTATTGAACAAGCCATGGACTG GTTAATGGAGCACGAAAACGACCCCGACATAGACCAGCCCTACAAACCTCCAGTGGAGAACATCACACAGCAGCCTGCACTCGACCACACAGCTGGAGATACAGGTGGAG TTGCCAGTGGAGAAGGCAGCCAGGTTGGTGAAGCTGACACTTCCATGGCGGCGGAGGACAAACTAGAGCAAGTCAAGAG gctgGAGGAGCTGATGCGGGTGAAGCAGGCGGAGCGGCGAGAGCGCGAGCGTGCGGAGGAGCTGGAGCGAGAGAAGCAGCGCAGGAAACAAGGACAAGAACTGCAGCACATCCGTCAGAAGATACAAGATGATGACATGAGGAAGATGGCCCAGCTCAGGAACAAAGAGAAGATGGAGGACAAGCTGGCCAG GCAGAGGGTGAAGGAGAAGATCGCACGAGACCGAGAGGAGAGAGCACAGAAG TTTGGAGGCAGTGGAATTTCTAGCACCAGCACCAGCACCAGCACCACAGTCCTGCCCAGCCCTCAGCCACCTACCAGAGACTATGACCAGTCCAGGATACAG GTGCGTCAGCTGGACGGCTCCACCATCACAGCGGTGTTCAAGGCCCAGGAGCCACTAGCAGCGGTGCGCGTGTACGTGCAGGTGAACGGCAACACCCCCGAGGGTCAGGACTTCACGCTGCTGTCTCCTTACCCCCGTCATGTCTACACTGAACTGGACATGGAGAAGCCCCTCAAAGAGCTGG GCTTGGTGCCTTCAGCTGTGCTAAACTGTTCCTcatactttcactttcactttgctCCTCAGGCTTGGTGCCTTCAGCTGTGCTAA
- the ubxn1 gene encoding UBX domain-containing protein 1 isoform X4 — MSFCFRLTCVGFRTRGCSGQSLTMADLSTLETLLEMGFDPNRAERAVASTDNQGIEQAMDWLMEHENDPDIDQPYKPPVENITQQPALDHTAGDTGGVASGEGSQVGEADTSMAAEDKLEQVKRLEELMRVKQAERRERERAEELEREKQRRKQGQELQHIRQKIQDDDMRKMAQLRNKEKMEDKLARQRVKEKIARDREERAQKFGGSGISSTSTSTSTTVLPSPQPPTRDYDQSRIQVRQLDGSTITAVFKAQEPLAAVRVYVQVNGNTPEGQDFTLLSPYPRHVYTELDMEKPLKELGLVPSAVLVVTKK; from the exons ATGTCGTTTTGCTTCCGTTTGACCTGCGTCGGCTTCCGTACACGCGGATGCAGTGGCCAAAGT CTGACCATGGCAGACTTATCAACACTCGAGACCCTTTTGGAGATGGGCTTTGACCCAAACAGGGC agaGAGGGCGGTGGCCAGCACTGACAACCAGGGTATTGAACAAGCCATGGACTG GTTAATGGAGCACGAAAACGACCCCGACATAGACCAGCCCTACAAACCTCCAGTGGAGAACATCACACAGCAGCCTGCACTCGACCACACAGCTGGAGATACAGGTGGAG TTGCCAGTGGAGAAGGCAGCCAGGTTGGTGAAGCTGACACTTCCATGGCGGCGGAGGACAAACTAGAGCAAGTCAAGAG gctgGAGGAGCTGATGCGGGTGAAGCAGGCGGAGCGGCGAGAGCGCGAGCGTGCGGAGGAGCTGGAGCGAGAGAAGCAGCGCAGGAAACAAGGACAAGAACTGCAGCACATCCGTCAGAAGATACAAGATGATGACATGAGGAAGATGGCCCAGCTCAGGAACAAAGAGAAGATGGAGGACAAGCTGGCCAG GCAGAGGGTGAAGGAGAAGATCGCACGAGACCGAGAGGAGAGAGCACAGAAG TTTGGAGGCAGTGGAATTTCTAGCACCAGCACCAGCACCAGCACCACAGTCCTGCCCAGCCCTCAGCCACCTACCAGAGACTATGACCAGTCCAGGATACAG GTGCGTCAGCTGGACGGCTCCACCATCACAGCGGTGTTCAAGGCCCAGGAGCCACTAGCAGCGGTGCGCGTGTACGTGCAGGTGAACGGCAACACCCCCGAGGGTCAGGACTTCACGCTGCTGTCTCCTTACCCCCGTCATGTCTACACTGAACTGGACATGGAGAAGCCCCTCAAAGAGCTGG GCTTGGTGCCTTCAGCTGTGCTGGTGGTCACCAAAAAGTGA
- the ubxn1 gene encoding UBX domain-containing protein 1 isoform X2, whose amino-acid sequence MSFCFRLTCVGFRTRGCSGQSLTMADLSTLETLLEMGFDPNRAERAVASTDNQGIEQAMDWLMEHENDPDIDQPYKPPVENITQQPALDHTAGDTVASGEGSQVGEADTSMAAEDKLEQVKRLEELMRVKQAERRERERAEELEREKQRRKQGQELQHIRQKIQDDDMRKMAQLRNKEKMEDKLARQRVKEKIARDREERAQKFGGSGISSTSTSTSTTVLPSPQPPTRDYDQSRIQVRQLDGSTITAVFKAQEPLAAVRVYVQVNGNTPEGQDFTLLSPYPRHVYTELDMEKPLKELGLVPSAVLNCSSYFHFHFAPQAWCLQLC is encoded by the exons ATGTCGTTTTGCTTCCGTTTGACCTGCGTCGGCTTCCGTACACGCGGATGCAGTGGCCAAAGT CTGACCATGGCAGACTTATCAACACTCGAGACCCTTTTGGAGATGGGCTTTGACCCAAACAGGGC agaGAGGGCGGTGGCCAGCACTGACAACCAGGGTATTGAACAAGCCATGGACTG GTTAATGGAGCACGAAAACGACCCCGACATAGACCAGCCCTACAAACCTCCAGTGGAGAACATCACACAGCAGCCTGCACTCGACCACACAGCTGGAGATACAG TTGCCAGTGGAGAAGGCAGCCAGGTTGGTGAAGCTGACACTTCCATGGCGGCGGAGGACAAACTAGAGCAAGTCAAGAG gctgGAGGAGCTGATGCGGGTGAAGCAGGCGGAGCGGCGAGAGCGCGAGCGTGCGGAGGAGCTGGAGCGAGAGAAGCAGCGCAGGAAACAAGGACAAGAACTGCAGCACATCCGTCAGAAGATACAAGATGATGACATGAGGAAGATGGCCCAGCTCAGGAACAAAGAGAAGATGGAGGACAAGCTGGCCAG GCAGAGGGTGAAGGAGAAGATCGCACGAGACCGAGAGGAGAGAGCACAGAAG TTTGGAGGCAGTGGAATTTCTAGCACCAGCACCAGCACCAGCACCACAGTCCTGCCCAGCCCTCAGCCACCTACCAGAGACTATGACCAGTCCAGGATACAG GTGCGTCAGCTGGACGGCTCCACCATCACAGCGGTGTTCAAGGCCCAGGAGCCACTAGCAGCGGTGCGCGTGTACGTGCAGGTGAACGGCAACACCCCCGAGGGTCAGGACTTCACGCTGCTGTCTCCTTACCCCCGTCATGTCTACACTGAACTGGACATGGAGAAGCCCCTCAAAGAGCTGG GCTTGGTGCCTTCAGCTGTGCTAAACTGTTCCTcatactttcactttcactttgctCCTCAGGCTTGGTGCCTTCAGCTGTGCTAA
- the ubxn1 gene encoding UBX domain-containing protein 1 isoform X3: MLTSSHANSSIVCRPSTQQDWSKMVLTMADLSTLETLLEMGFDPNRAERAVASTDNQGIEQAMDWLMEHENDPDIDQPYKPPVENITQQPALDHTAGDTGGVASGEGSQVGEADTSMAAEDKLEQVKRLEELMRVKQAERRERERAEELEREKQRRKQGQELQHIRQKIQDDDMRKMAQLRNKEKMEDKLARQRVKEKIARDREERAQKFGGSGISSTSTSTSTTVLPSPQPPTRDYDQSRIQVRQLDGSTITAVFKAQEPLAAVRVYVQVNGNTPEGQDFTLLSPYPRHVYTELDMEKPLKELGLVPSAVLNCSSYFHFHFAPQAWCLQLC, encoded by the exons ATGCTAACTAGCAGTCATGCTAACTCCAGTATAGTTTGTCGTCCTTCCACACAACAAGATTGGAGTAAAATGGTG CTGACCATGGCAGACTTATCAACACTCGAGACCCTTTTGGAGATGGGCTTTGACCCAAACAGGGC agaGAGGGCGGTGGCCAGCACTGACAACCAGGGTATTGAACAAGCCATGGACTG GTTAATGGAGCACGAAAACGACCCCGACATAGACCAGCCCTACAAACCTCCAGTGGAGAACATCACACAGCAGCCTGCACTCGACCACACAGCTGGAGATACAGGTGGAG TTGCCAGTGGAGAAGGCAGCCAGGTTGGTGAAGCTGACACTTCCATGGCGGCGGAGGACAAACTAGAGCAAGTCAAGAG gctgGAGGAGCTGATGCGGGTGAAGCAGGCGGAGCGGCGAGAGCGCGAGCGTGCGGAGGAGCTGGAGCGAGAGAAGCAGCGCAGGAAACAAGGACAAGAACTGCAGCACATCCGTCAGAAGATACAAGATGATGACATGAGGAAGATGGCCCAGCTCAGGAACAAAGAGAAGATGGAGGACAAGCTGGCCAG GCAGAGGGTGAAGGAGAAGATCGCACGAGACCGAGAGGAGAGAGCACAGAAG TTTGGAGGCAGTGGAATTTCTAGCACCAGCACCAGCACCAGCACCACAGTCCTGCCCAGCCCTCAGCCACCTACCAGAGACTATGACCAGTCCAGGATACAG GTGCGTCAGCTGGACGGCTCCACCATCACAGCGGTGTTCAAGGCCCAGGAGCCACTAGCAGCGGTGCGCGTGTACGTGCAGGTGAACGGCAACACCCCCGAGGGTCAGGACTTCACGCTGCTGTCTCCTTACCCCCGTCATGTCTACACTGAACTGGACATGGAGAAGCCCCTCAAAGAGCTGG GCTTGGTGCCTTCAGCTGTGCTAAACTGTTCCTcatactttcactttcactttgctCCTCAGGCTTGGTGCCTTCAGCTGTGCTAA